The following are encoded together in the Peromyscus leucopus breed LL Stock chromosome 1, UCI_PerLeu_2.1, whole genome shotgun sequence genome:
- the LOC114706656 gene encoding olfactory receptor 52M1-like: protein MLPSMFISNNACSVPSSFWLTGIPGLESLHIWLSIPFGSMYLVAVVGNITILAVVKTERSLHKPMYFFLCMLAVIDLVLSTSTMPKLLAIFWFGACSIGLDACLAQMFFVHCFATVESGIFLAMAFDRYVAICDPLHHTSVLTHAVVARLGLAALLRGVFYIGPLPLLIRLRLPLYRTQIIAHSYCEHMAVVTLACGDTRVNNLYGMGIGFLVLILDSLAIAASYVMIFRAVLGLSTSDARLKTLGTCGSHICAILVFYIPIAVSSLTHRFGHQVPPHIHILLANFYLLIPPILNPVVYAVRTKQIRERLLHIIKSGTQPRDT, encoded by the coding sequence ATGCTCCCAAGCATGTTCATTTCTAATAATGCCTGCTCAGTCCCCAGTTCGTTCTGGCTCACCGGCATCCCAGGGCTGGAGTCCCTGCACATCTGGCTCTCCATCCCCTTTGGTTCCATGTATCTGGTGGCTGTGGTGGGGAATATCACCATCTTGGCAGTGGTTAAGACAGAGCGCAGCCTGCACAAGCCCATGTATTTCTTCCTATGCATGTTGGCTGTCATTGACCTGGTCCTGTCAACTTCTACAATGCCCAAGCTGTTAGCCATCTTCTGGTTTGGTGCCTGCAGCATTGGTCTAGATGCCTGCCTGGCTCAGATGTTCTTTGTCCACTGCTTTGCTACTGTCGAGTCAGGCATCTTTCTTGCCATGGCTTTTGACCGCTACGTGGCCATCTGTGACCCACTACACCATACTTCAGTGCTTacccatgcagtggtggcacgttTGGGGCTGGCTGCTCTCCTCCGAGGAGTATTCTACATTGGACCTCTTCCACTCCTAATTCGCCTGAGGCTGCCCCTTTATCGAACCCAAATCATTGCCCACTCGTACTGTGAGCACATGGCTGTGGTCACTTTGGCATGTGGTGACACAAGAGTGAACAATTTATATGGAATGGGAATTGGTTTCCTGGTGTTAATCCTAGACTCACTAGCGATAGCAGCATCTTATGTGATGATTTTCAGAGCTGTGTTGGGATTGTCCACCTCTGATGCCAGGTTGAAGACTTTGGGGACATGTGGTTCTCACATCTGTGCCATCCTTGTCTTCTATATCCCTATTGCTGTTTCATCTCTCACCCATCGCTTTGGCCATCAAGTGCCTCcccatatccatattcttttggCCAACTTTTATCTCCTCATCCCACCCATCCTCAACCCAGTTGTCTATGCTGTACGCACCAAGCAGATCCGAGAGAGACTTTTACACATTATTAAGTCAGGAACTCAACCCAGAGACACATAA